From Magnolia sinica isolate HGM2019 chromosome 13, MsV1, whole genome shotgun sequence, one genomic window encodes:
- the LOC131223997 gene encoding LOB domain-containing protein 13-like, with protein sequence MRMFSAIPITLFPLSFFHHLLSFLLSWLFLLSPRRGMDSKGDGSSSSIVGKGGGSSSGMDISGMIGQGGSGGSRSFSGNNNNNHACAVCRHQRRKCNANCPLAPYFPPNKTEQFQNVHRLFGVSNVMKILNSIEPHLWPQAIETIQFEADMRKKKPVEGCLGMIRNLMKQVDASTKELAMVNDQLYYSRQRDQQMQHHQQQQLYNMFEPSQLIPPMPPFGGYYYPPQPGAVDPAADEVYNIGQMKNLNLESAYLPPPQEYEDIKPFERMLPDAYHNKQALNDGEESSAESAIREPQPLNHFTDNKMKNEVGEFSLTDANRRKGKRRVDN encoded by the exons ATGCGGATGTTCTCCGCCATCCCTATAACCCTCTTTCCCCTTTCCTTCTTTCATCACTTGCTCTCATTTCTGCTATCTTGGCTCTTTTTACTATCTCCAAGAAGAGGAATGGATAGTAAAGGAGATGGCAGTTCCAGTAGCATAGTTGGAAAAGGTGGAGGGAGTTCCAGCGGCATGGATATAAGTGGcatgattggacaaggaggaaGTGGTGGAAGCAGGAGTTTCAGCggcaacaacaataataatcatGCTTGTGCTGTATGCCGGCATCAAAGGCGGAAATGCAATGCAAACTGTCCCCTCGCACCGTACTTTCCTCCAAATAAGACTGAGCAGTTTCAGAACGTGCACAGGCTGTTTGGTGTTAGCAATGTGATGAAGATATTGAATTCCATAGAGCCGCATCTATGGCCTCAAGCCATAGAGACAATACAGTTTGAAGCGGACATGCGGAAGAAGAAACCCGTGGAAGGGTGTCTGGGTATGATCCGCAATCTCATGAAGCAGGTAGATGCAAGCACGAAAGAGCTCGCCATGGTTAATGATCAGTTGTACTATTCCCGGCAGAGAGATCAACAAATGCAGCACCACCAACAACAACAACTGTATAATATGTTTGAGCCATCACAGTTGATACCACCAATGCCGCCATTCGGTGGGTATTATTACCCACCTCAGCCTGGCGCAGTCGATCCG GCAGCTGATGAAGTGTATAATATTGGACAGATGAAGAATTTGAATCTGGAAAGTGCTTATCTCCCACCTCCTCAAGAATATGAGGACATTAAGCCCTTTGAACGGATGCTTCCTGATGCATATCACAATAAACAAGCTCTCAATGATGGTGAAGAATCCAG TGCGGAATCGGCTATTAGAGAACCACAACCGCTCAATCATTTTACGGACAACAAAATGAAGAATGAAGTTGGAGAATTTAGCCTCACTGATGCAAATCGCAGAAAAGGAAAACGCCGTGTTGACAACTGA